From the Thermococcus guaymasensis DSM 11113 genome, one window contains:
- a CDS encoding Na(+)/H(+) antiporter subunit B — protein MLKRALAIITLLIIGYWLAQGLAGVPFGEDKMVVGKYYLEHVKEDTGAVNAVTAIVVNYRGFDTLGEVTVLFIASTGVGALLWRKKKKRTAKTEGSLVLTTGAELLFPFVVLFGTYIFIHGHLTPGGGFPGGATIATAFLLLYMAFVTYEIPHRAFEKTEGLAGIGYVLVGLIGLAIGGYFLYDWIWQTWGWGHDNIGRLFSGGFIPIIYTLIGIKVGTELSGIIDNMLKEGVSE, from the coding sequence ATGCTCAAGCGTGCACTCGCAATAATAACCCTTCTCATAATCGGTTACTGGCTGGCCCAGGGGCTGGCCGGAGTCCCATTCGGGGAAGACAAGATGGTCGTTGGAAAGTACTACCTTGAGCATGTTAAGGAGGATACCGGCGCGGTCAACGCCGTCACCGCAATAGTCGTCAACTACCGTGGATTCGATACCCTCGGCGAGGTTACAGTGCTCTTCATCGCCTCAACAGGCGTTGGCGCACTCCTCTGGAGGAAGAAGAAAAAGAGAACCGCCAAGACTGAGGGTTCCCTCGTCCTGACGACCGGCGCGGAGCTCCTCTTCCCGTTCGTGGTTCTCTTCGGTACCTACATCTTCATCCACGGACACCTCACGCCGGGCGGAGGATTCCCGGGAGGAGCCACGATAGCCACCGCTTTCCTGCTCCTCTACATGGCGTTCGTTACCTACGAGATCCCGCACAGGGCCTTCGAGAAGACCGAAGGTTTGGCTGGAATTGGCTACGTCCTCGTCGGTCTCATCGGTCTGGCAATAGGCGGCTACTTCCTCTACGACTGGATCTGGCAGACGTGGGGGTGGGGACACGACAACATCGGCAGGCTCTTCAGCGGCGGGTTCATCCCGATAATCTACACACTGATCGGCATCAAGGTCGGCACGGAGCTGAGCGGTATCATCGACAACATGCTCAAGGAGGGGGTGAGCGAATGA
- a CDS encoding DUF4040 domain-containing protein, which yields MNCITCIEYIIVALMILSAILAVEWRDLLAAAVGMAAVSLFASILFFMLQAPDVAMTEAAIGAALSGAIVIFAIKRTQRFETEEEEKPGWWVRW from the coding sequence ATGAACTGTATTACCTGCATTGAGTATATAATCGTCGCCCTCATGATCCTCTCCGCAATACTTGCGGTCGAGTGGCGCGACCTGCTCGCGGCCGCTGTTGGAATGGCGGCTGTTAGCCTCTTCGCTTCGATACTGTTCTTCATGCTCCAGGCACCGGACGTTGCAATGACTGAGGCAGCAATAGGGGCCGCGCTGAGCGGTGCTATTGTCATCTTCGCCATCAAGAGAACCCAGCGCTTTGAGACGGAGGAAGAGGAGAAGCCCGGCTGGTGGGTGAGGTGGTAA
- the mnhG gene encoding monovalent cation/H(+) antiporter subunit G, with the protein MNVLAAVGEILVLIGTFFYFLSALGLIRMPDVYNRMQTSTKSATLGSLGVMVGVGLWALGSDFGSVAWFTKTIVIAVFLLLTNPISAHALIRAAYKSGIPLWEGSVVDKYAEHLMSKTEKSEIVEKEGDAE; encoded by the coding sequence ATGAATGTGCTCGCAGCAGTCGGTGAAATCTTGGTTCTCATAGGAACGTTCTTCTACTTCCTCTCCGCCCTCGGTCTCATCAGGATGCCCGACGTCTACAACAGGATGCAGACTTCAACCAAGAGCGCAACCCTTGGGAGCCTCGGTGTCATGGTCGGCGTTGGTCTTTGGGCCCTTGGAAGCGATTTTGGAAGCGTTGCATGGTTCACCAAGACCATAGTCATAGCAGTCTTCCTGCTTCTCACCAACCCGATAAGCGCCCACGCCCTCATCAGGGCCGCCTACAAGAGCGGAATCCCCCTCTGGGAGGGCAGCGTCGTTGACAAGTACGCGGAGCACCTCATGAGCAAGACTGAGAAGTCCGAAATCGTTGAGAAGGAAGGTGATGCAGAATGA
- a CDS encoding monovalent cation/H+ antiporter complex subunit F produces MIGINIYLILIAIATLLSMYRVFRGPTTVDRLVAVDIMTTITTGLMVLFALYYKRMIFLDVALVYAVLAFGGVIAFARYMEGGL; encoded by the coding sequence ATGATAGGGATAAACATCTACCTCATCCTGATAGCCATAGCGACACTTCTCAGCATGTACAGGGTCTTCAGAGGTCCGACGACCGTCGATAGGCTCGTTGCCGTTGATATTATGACGACAATCACCACGGGCCTGATGGTGCTCTTCGCCCTCTACTACAAGCGCATGATATTCCTTGACGTGGCCCTGGTCTACGCGGTTCTCGCCTTCGGAGGCGTGATAGCGTTCGCACGCTACATGGAGGGAGGGCTATGA
- a CDS encoding Na+/H+ antiporter subunit E codes for MEEAGKISRYLYTVIVLFLIWLLLTASTDPQELGMGLILSLVIAAFTYPVFTTRGLANLHPKRIVYAIAYIPYFLWAMIMANLDVAYRVLHPKRPIRPGIVHCKTALKTNPGKLALANSITLTPGTITLDVDGENYFIHWIWVPDEVFRAESDEEHVEKASSNITAPFEKFLKVIFG; via the coding sequence ATGGAAGAAGCAGGCAAAATAAGCAGGTACCTGTACACAGTGATCGTCCTGTTCTTGATATGGCTGCTCCTAACGGCAAGCACAGACCCTCAGGAGCTCGGAATGGGGTTGATCCTTTCGCTGGTGATAGCGGCGTTCACGTACCCAGTATTCACAACTAGAGGTCTGGCGAATCTCCACCCCAAGCGGATAGTATATGCGATAGCCTACATACCCTACTTCCTCTGGGCAATGATTATGGCAAACCTCGACGTTGCTTACAGGGTTCTCCATCCCAAGAGGCCGATAAGGCCTGGGATAGTACACTGCAAGACCGCTCTGAAGACCAACCCCGGAAAACTCGCCCTTGCCAATTCTATAACACTCACACCGGGAACAATAACCCTCGACGTAGACGGAGAGAACTACTTTATACACTGGATTTGGGTTCCGGATGAGGTTTTCCGTGCAGAAAGCGATGAAGAACACGTCGAAAAGGCTTCCTCTAACATAACCGCCCCCTTTGAAAAGTTCCTGAAGGTGATCTTCGGATGA
- a CDS encoding ACT domain-containing protein: MWGKLEHYFDEYPVRKIIAKTLLKYGLRVSDDLKIKAGDIEVPYTKIAKALDVDRRVVKETVTMILKVPELREVYTNLEPTVHMKYVGRHVGYGVIEIEPEPRAVGILAKVAQKIADRGINIVQVVAEDPELYPEATLTIITEKPIPGDLINELSKLEGVKRISIY, encoded by the coding sequence ATGTGGGGAAAACTTGAACACTACTTCGACGAATACCCCGTGAGAAAGATTATAGCAAAGACACTCCTCAAGTATGGCCTCCGCGTTTCGGATGACCTCAAGATAAAGGCAGGAGACATAGAGGTACCTTACACCAAGATCGCAAAAGCTCTCGACGTGGACAGAAGGGTCGTCAAAGAGACCGTCACCATGATACTCAAGGTACCAGAGCTCAGAGAAGTATACACCAACCTTGAGCCGACCGTCCACATGAAGTACGTCGGAAGGCACGTTGGCTATGGCGTCATCGAGATCGAGCCCGAACCAAGGGCGGTAGGCATCCTCGCAAAGGTAGCCCAGAAGATCGCCGACAGGGGGATAAACATCGTCCAGGTTGTTGCGGAGGATCCTGAGCTTTACCCTGAGGCAACCCTAACCATAATTACAGAGAAGCCAATCCCGGGCGACCTGATAAATGAACTATCCAAGCTTGAGGGCGTCAAGAGGATTTCGATTTACTGA
- a CDS encoding radical SAM protein, with protein MIEVRLPHVVFEDTGENIRLIWRESLYADFPKKELERVIRKKYRVEPEITARDGALVIDTDYKKIENFIAVYIQNNLGALLRNRYTKRKVLYIHEGLDVPLLGYNAFGLIDRGTNLIQVRGVSGCNLSCIFCSVDEGPYSRTRKLDYVVDVDYLMKWFDEVARIKGKGLEAHLDGQGEPLIYPFRVELVQALREHPNVSVISMQSNGTLLNDKLVEELAEAGLDRVNLSIHSLDPEKAKMLMGMKSYDLDHVLEMAEALVNAGIDVLIAPVIIFGINDNEAEAFIEFARKIGAGKRWPALGFQNYVPYKFGRNPVIAKPVPFKEFYAWLRKLEEKTGMKPLVLKPSHFGMEKREFIPLAFRPGEIVKAEVILPGRIEGEMLAKARNRLIEVVGTNAQVGDRIKVRIVRTRHGIYIGAPI; from the coding sequence ATGATTGAGGTTCGCCTCCCCCACGTCGTCTTTGAAGACACCGGCGAGAACATTAGGTTGATCTGGCGAGAGAGCCTTTATGCTGACTTCCCCAAGAAAGAGCTTGAGAGGGTTATAAGGAAGAAATACCGCGTGGAGCCCGAGATAACGGCACGTGATGGGGCTCTTGTTATTGACACTGATTATAAAAAAATTGAAAATTTCATAGCGGTCTACATCCAGAACAACCTCGGTGCCTTGCTGAGAAATCGCTACACGAAGAGAAAGGTTCTTTACATCCATGAGGGGCTTGACGTCCCGCTCCTCGGCTACAACGCTTTCGGGCTGATCGACAGAGGTACCAACCTAATCCAAGTTCGCGGTGTCAGTGGGTGCAACCTGAGCTGCATCTTCTGCTCCGTTGACGAGGGACCGTATTCAAGGACGAGAAAGCTTGACTACGTGGTTGATGTTGATTACCTGATGAAGTGGTTTGACGAAGTCGCCCGGATAAAGGGAAAAGGGCTTGAGGCTCACCTCGACGGCCAGGGTGAGCCGCTTATATACCCCTTCAGGGTTGAGCTTGTTCAGGCTCTCAGGGAACATCCTAACGTCTCGGTCATCTCGATGCAGAGCAACGGGACTCTTCTCAACGACAAACTCGTCGAGGAGCTGGCGGAGGCTGGCCTCGACAGGGTAAACCTCTCAATTCATTCCCTCGACCCAGAAAAGGCCAAGATGCTCATGGGGATGAAGAGCTACGACCTTGATCACGTCCTTGAGATGGCAGAAGCTCTGGTAAACGCCGGCATTGATGTCCTTATTGCACCTGTGATAATATTTGGGATAAACGACAATGAGGCCGAGGCCTTCATAGAGTTCGCGAGAAAAATCGGGGCTGGAAAGCGCTGGCCGGCCCTCGGCTTCCAGAATTACGTCCCATACAAGTTCGGGAGGAACCCGGTCATAGCGAAGCCCGTTCCTTTTAAGGAGTTCTACGCCTGGCTGAGAAAGCTTGAGGAGAAGACGGGAATGAAGCCTCTCGTTCTGAAACCGAGTCACTTCGGCATGGAGAAGCGGGAATTCATACCGCTCGCCTTCCGGCCGGGAGAGATAGTTAAGGCCGAAGTTATCCTTCCCGGCAGGATTGAGGGAGAAATGCTTGCAAAGGCCAGAAACAGGCTCATCGAGGTCGTTGGCACCAATGCGCAGGTTGGAGACAGAATAAAAGTGAGGATAGTCAGGACGAGGCACGGAATTTACATTGGGGCCCCTATTTAG
- a CDS encoding stage II sporulation protein M, whose product MNLSIGEKAKAVAVKEFTKLTIGFVVSAFFGVLVAIVFPETALKLFAEVGEAIKEKVGEVEGFKAFMGIYMNNLTVATSAYALGVFFGVVPWIIILVNGFILGLVLTVVISSGALDPITAILAVLPHGIVEVPALLTAATAGVMIYKGLLKKGGTELTYTSLKLYALSAVLLLVAAFIEAFITPIVAGL is encoded by the coding sequence GTGAATCTCTCCATTGGGGAAAAAGCCAAAGCGGTTGCGGTAAAGGAGTTCACCAAGCTCACAATCGGCTTCGTGGTGAGCGCCTTTTTTGGTGTCCTCGTGGCTATTGTATTCCCTGAGACTGCGTTAAAGCTCTTTGCTGAAGTTGGAGAGGCCATAAAAGAGAAAGTGGGCGAAGTCGAGGGATTCAAGGCATTCATGGGAATATATATGAACAACCTTACCGTCGCAACATCAGCTTATGCACTTGGGGTATTCTTCGGTGTAGTGCCCTGGATAATTATCCTCGTAAACGGCTTCATTCTGGGTCTCGTCTTAACAGTCGTGATTTCCAGTGGGGCACTTGACCCGATAACAGCTATACTGGCGGTACTTCCCCACGGCATAGTGGAAGTCCCCGCACTCCTCACAGCAGCTACCGCAGGAGTGATGATTTACAAAGGACTACTCAAAAAGGGAGGGACTGAGTTGACTTATACTTCTCTCAAGCTCTACGCCCTCTCCGCAGTCCTTCTTCTCGTGGCCGCGTTCATAGAGGCCTTTATAACCCCCATAGTTGCCGGGCTTTAA
- a CDS encoding lipoate protein ligase C-terminal domain-containing protein yields the protein MKHHVGEHKAKKGLIRIEFDEKDGIAEHVKITGDFFMHPEEAVHDLEKKLEGHKIDELESLIDEFFAMRLDVEMPYVNVEDFKIALKKALEG from the coding sequence ATGAAGCACCACGTCGGTGAGCACAAGGCCAAGAAGGGCCTCATAAGGATTGAGTTCGACGAGAAGGACGGCATAGCCGAGCACGTTAAGATTACGGGAGACTTCTTCATGCACCCGGAGGAGGCAGTCCACGACCTTGAAAAGAAGCTGGAAGGACATAAAATCGATGAGCTTGAAAGCCTGATTGACGAGTTCTTCGCGATGCGCCTTGACGTTGAGATGCCATACGTTAACGTCGAGGACTTCAAGATCGCACTCAAAAAGGCCCTGGAGGGGTAA